From the Ciona intestinalis chromosome 2, KH, whole genome shotgun sequence genome, one window contains:
- the LOC100186497 gene encoding PDZ and LIM domain protein 3 isoform X1, with amino-acid sequence MPYEVSMSGGSPWGFRLTGGVVNGTPVTVSRVTPGGKAAQANVMQGDVLVALNGTSISDMDLPEIMEQVKISGWTIHLTLLSQEEIEHSSQMKRKSESNFTSVTELERPRSQLAMTPCSERPSSKLRLRSVDKKIMGRKKKKSPPIPPDNHGNHRSSNNMPRIVIKVGGRANNSQPIVDDSSFHNGDEPISPVKAFSVDNVSERSASPQVAPKPKPRKTVQPQEVDIEQEEECTEQSSKPEKKVPDFIRRQIKPTKPLPQEFKPQVSWLHNKLRLKLKPGQALTDPGNSLKAAAAAYPCQPIEIEGPVSATIVHAQYNTPVGMYSANQIVNTLVTTAHAQGADVPEPQSIFGDQEVPVDTNTPVFKLVHKSERSTPTPAQSRSIQILDALLDYENGDLKI; translated from the exons ATGCCGTATGAAGTTTCGATGTCTGGTGGAAGTCCATGGGGCTTCAGGCTCACCGGTGGGGTCGTTAACGGTACCCCGGTCACCGTTTCCAGG GTCACCCCTGGTGGTAAAGCTGCCCAGGCCAATGTAATGCAAGGAGATGTACTTGTGGCATTGAACGGAACCTCCATTAGCGACATGGACTTGCCAGAAATCATGGAACAAGTCAAGATATCAGGATGGACAATTCATTTGACTCTTTTGAG CCAAGAGGAGATCGAACACTCATCGCAGATGAAGAGAAAATCGGAATCAAACTTCACATCCGTAACTGAATT AGAACGCCCACGAAGCCAGTTGGCAATGACACCATGCAG tGAACGGCCGTCAAGCAAGTTAAG GCTGCGATCTGTTGATAAAAAGATTATGGGACGAAAGAAGAAAAAGTCCCCACCCATTCCTCCTGATAACCATGGCAACCATAGAAGTAGTAATAACATGCCACGAATTGTGATCAAAGTTGGTGGTCGTGCGAATAATTCGCAACCTATAGTCGACGATTCGAG CTTCCACAACGGCGATGAACCCATTTCGCCAGTGAAAGCTTTCAGCGTTGACAACGTCAGTGAACGAAGTGCAAGTCCGCAAGTCGCACCGAAGCCCAAGCCACGTAAAACTGTGCAACCGCAAGAGGTCGATATTGAGCAAGAAGAGGAATGTACCGAGCAGTCAAG TAAACCAGAAAAGAAGGTCCCTGATTTCATTAGAAGACAAATCAAACCGACGAAGCCTTTGCCACAGGAATTCAAACCTCAAGTTTCGTGGCTCCAT AACAAGCTTCGATTAAAATTGAAACCAGGACAGGCATT AACTGACCCCGGTAATTCACTGAAGGCTGCAGCAGCTGCTTACCCTTGTCAACCTATTGAGATTGAGGGTCCAGTGTCAGCAACGATTGTGCATGCCCAGTACAATACACCGGTCGGTATGTACAGTGCCAACCAGATCGTGAACACGCTCGTCACCACAGCGCATGCGCAGGGTGCAGATGTCCCAGAACCACAATCTATCTTTGG AGACCAGGAAGTACCAGTTGATACAAATACACCCGTGTTCAAGCTAGTGCACAAGTCTGAGCGATCTACGCCGACTCCAGCTCAGTCAAGATCTATTCAAATACTGGATGCGCTGTTGGACTATGAGAACGGAGACCTGAAAATCTAA
- the LOC100186497 gene encoding PDZ and LIM domain protein 3 isoform X2, with protein MPYEVSMSGGSPWGFRLTGGVVNGTPVTVSRVTPGGKAAQANVMQGDVLVALNGTSISDMDLPEIMEQVKISGWTIHLTLLSQEEIEHSSQMKRKSESNFTSVTELERPRSQLAMTPCSERPSSKLSFHNGDEPISPVKAFSVDNVSERSASPQVAPKPKPRKTVQPQEVDIEQEEECTEQSSKPEKKVPDFIRRQIKPTKPLPQEFKPQVSWLHNKLRLKLKPGQALTDPGNSLKAAAAAYPCQPIEIEGPVSATIVHAQYNTPVGMYSANQIVNTLVTTAHAQGADVPEPQSIFGDQEVPVDTNTPVFKLVHKSERSTPTPAQSRSIQILDALLDYENGDLKI; from the exons ATGCCGTATGAAGTTTCGATGTCTGGTGGAAGTCCATGGGGCTTCAGGCTCACCGGTGGGGTCGTTAACGGTACCCCGGTCACCGTTTCCAGG GTCACCCCTGGTGGTAAAGCTGCCCAGGCCAATGTAATGCAAGGAGATGTACTTGTGGCATTGAACGGAACCTCCATTAGCGACATGGACTTGCCAGAAATCATGGAACAAGTCAAGATATCAGGATGGACAATTCATTTGACTCTTTTGAG CCAAGAGGAGATCGAACACTCATCGCAGATGAAGAGAAAATCGGAATCAAACTTCACATCCGTAACTGAATT AGAACGCCCACGAAGCCAGTTGGCAATGACACCATGCAG tGAACGGCCGTCAAGCAAGTTAAG CTTCCACAACGGCGATGAACCCATTTCGCCAGTGAAAGCTTTCAGCGTTGACAACGTCAGTGAACGAAGTGCAAGTCCGCAAGTCGCACCGAAGCCCAAGCCACGTAAAACTGTGCAACCGCAAGAGGTCGATATTGAGCAAGAAGAGGAATGTACCGAGCAGTCAAG TAAACCAGAAAAGAAGGTCCCTGATTTCATTAGAAGACAAATCAAACCGACGAAGCCTTTGCCACAGGAATTCAAACCTCAAGTTTCGTGGCTCCAT AACAAGCTTCGATTAAAATTGAAACCAGGACAGGCATT AACTGACCCCGGTAATTCACTGAAGGCTGCAGCAGCTGCTTACCCTTGTCAACCTATTGAGATTGAGGGTCCAGTGTCAGCAACGATTGTGCATGCCCAGTACAATACACCGGTCGGTATGTACAGTGCCAACCAGATCGTGAACACGCTCGTCACCACAGCGCATGCGCAGGGTGCAGATGTCCCAGAACCACAATCTATCTTTGG AGACCAGGAAGTACCAGTTGATACAAATACACCCGTGTTCAAGCTAGTGCACAAGTCTGAGCGATCTACGCCGACTCCAGCTCAGTCAAGATCTATTCAAATACTGGATGCGCTGTTGGACTATGAGAACGGAGACCTGAAAATCTAA
- the LOC100182558 gene encoding synaptotagmin-15-like isoform X1 — protein sequence MASTALYSWRTANTDQAVVNTGVLRNEQIESKIQARDTVLEVVSLATVAVLAFAALLVLRYRSHVTARWWCRANYEHFEEDQSSVELDLKNMTGISEKSVTTSVVVPETLITAPPSSPRKTTPIAISPVFTKKDKIIPFQLPPTIESFQVQSDIINGSPITRYPRSPTLSRVSFYQSNDRLSVDSWSQKPSPKGSLSSSNGDYLSNSPTCDVPRSPIEQSKNSFLGRIQPELYKYTENQDIDLPISRCGRMWFSVVYDAAVETLTVKVVKVKQLPLRHPSNNPPDSFVKIFLLPDERISQQTKVKLRNCNPTFNETFIFQVSEEELQKRSLRMSVYDVDKKRSTRHLLGHALVGLNDVDPIKVNEILWRDLDDIAHPGDSGTSLGELKILLTYLPRMNRLNVVVQEARNLRKMDLDATGIYVKVSLTQGHNVIKSKRTSTQDGAADPQYNESFSFKVTSKDMEQTCLLLNVITTGGRGTLHKMTSTLKNTVTRGRYGAELKYGRVSVGSFMYCRGEQLLHWQEMMAQPSKSIARWHTLSEVVTNQ from the exons ATGGCGTCAACGGCGTTATATTCTTGGAGAACGGCCAATACTGACCAAGCTGTCGTGAACACTGGAGTTCTTCGGAACGAACAAATCGAAAGTAAAATACAAGCAAGAG ATACTGTCCTGGAAGTTGTATCCCTCGCCACTGTTGCAGTACTCGCATTCGCAGCGCTGTTGGTCTTGAGATACCGAAGTCACGTGACTGCTAGGTGGTGGTGCAGAGCAAATTACGAACATTTTGAAGAAGATCAGTCTTCCGTTGAACTTGACCTGAAAAATATGACTGGAATCAG CGAAAAAAGTGTGACAACATCGGTCGTGGTACCTGAGACACTGATCACCGCACCACCTTCAAGCCCACGGAAGACAACGCCGATTGCTATATCACCGGTGTTTACAAAAAAGGATAAGATAATACCATTTCAACTTCCACCCACCATAGAAAGCTTTCAG GTCCAATCCGATATTATTAATGGATCTCCCATCACCCGTTACCCTCGATCGCCAACGCTGTCACGTGTCAGTTTCTACCAATCGAATGATCGTTTATCTGTTGACAGTTGGAGCCAGAAGCCATCGCCAAAAG GCAGTCTAAGTTCTTCAAATGGAGACTACCTTTCCAATTCCCCGACCTGTGACGTACCCCGATCTCCCATCGAACAATCCAAGAACAGCTTTTTAGGTCGGATTCAACCCGAACTTTACAA ATACACCGAGAATCAAGACATCGACCTCCCGATAAGCCGATGCGGTCGAATGTGGTTTTCCGTTGTTTATGATGCCGCTGTAGAAACGCTGACTGTGAAAGTCGTGAAG GTGAAACAACTACCTCTTCGACACCCAAGCAACAACCCACCTGACAGTTTTGTAAAGATATTTCTCCTACCAGATGAACGAATTTCGCAACAAACTAAAGTAAAACTTAGAAATTGCAATCCAACTTTCAACGAGACATTTATTTTCCAG GTGTCCGAGGAAGAATTGCAAAAACGAAGTTTACGGATGTCGGTTTACGATGTCGACAAAAAGAGATCGACTCGCCACTTACTCGGCCACGCTCTGGTTGGCTTAAACGACGTTGATCCAATAAAGGTTAATGAAATTCTTTGGAGAGACCTGGACGATATCGCCCAT CCTGGCGACTCTGGCACCTCGCTCGGAGAGTTGAAAATCTTATTGACTTATCTGCCGAGAATGAATCGCCTCAACGTCGTCGTGCAAGAAGCTAGAAATCTTAGAAAAATGGATCTCGACGCCACAG GTATCTACGTTAAAGTTTCTCTGACACAGGGACACAATGTAATCAAGTCCAAACGCACGTCAACTCAAGACGGTGCAGCAGATCCACAGTACAACGAATCGTTCTCGTTCAAAGTCACTTCCAAAGACATGGAGCAGACATGCTTGCTCTTGAACG TCATCACTACCGGTGGTCGCGGTACACTGCATAAGATGACGTcgactttaaaaaacacagtcACGCGGGGACGCTACGGAGCAGAGCTGAAATATGGCCGAGTTTCAGTTGGTTCCTTCATGTACTGTCGTGGCGAACAACTTCTTCACTGGCAAGAAATGATGGCACAACCTAGTAAATCTATCGCTAGGTGGCATACACTGTCCGAGGTTGTGACCAACCAGTAA
- the LOC100182558 gene encoding synaptotagmin-15-like isoform X2, with product MLSLKRAFQQFREESMPGSTTDEKSVTTSVVVPETLITAPPSSPRKTTPIAISPVFTKKDKIIPFQLPPTIESFQVQSDIINGSPITRYPRSPTLSRVSFYQSNDRLSVDSWSQKPSPKGSLSSSNGDYLSNSPTCDVPRSPIEQSKNSFLGRIQPELYKYTENQDIDLPISRCGRMWFSVVYDAAVETLTVKVVKVKQLPLRHPSNNPPDSFVKIFLLPDERISQQTKVKLRNCNPTFNETFIFQVSEEELQKRSLRMSVYDVDKKRSTRHLLGHALVGLNDVDPIKVNEILWRDLDDIAHPGDSGTSLGELKILLTYLPRMNRLNVVVQEARNLRKMDLDATGIYVKVSLTQGHNVIKSKRTSTQDGAADPQYNESFSFKVTSKDMEQTCLLLNVITTGGRGTLHKMTSTLKNTVTRGRYGAELKYGRVSVGSFMYCRGEQLLHWQEMMAQPSKSIARWHTLSEVVTNQ from the exons ATGCTTAGCCTAAAAAGGGCATTTCAGCAGTTTCGTGAGGAAAGTATGCCCGGATCAACCACAGA CGAAAAAAGTGTGACAACATCGGTCGTGGTACCTGAGACACTGATCACCGCACCACCTTCAAGCCCACGGAAGACAACGCCGATTGCTATATCACCGGTGTTTACAAAAAAGGATAAGATAATACCATTTCAACTTCCACCCACCATAGAAAGCTTTCAG GTCCAATCCGATATTATTAATGGATCTCCCATCACCCGTTACCCTCGATCGCCAACGCTGTCACGTGTCAGTTTCTACCAATCGAATGATCGTTTATCTGTTGACAGTTGGAGCCAGAAGCCATCGCCAAAAG GCAGTCTAAGTTCTTCAAATGGAGACTACCTTTCCAATTCCCCGACCTGTGACGTACCCCGATCTCCCATCGAACAATCCAAGAACAGCTTTTTAGGTCGGATTCAACCCGAACTTTACAA ATACACCGAGAATCAAGACATCGACCTCCCGATAAGCCGATGCGGTCGAATGTGGTTTTCCGTTGTTTATGATGCCGCTGTAGAAACGCTGACTGTGAAAGTCGTGAAG GTGAAACAACTACCTCTTCGACACCCAAGCAACAACCCACCTGACAGTTTTGTAAAGATATTTCTCCTACCAGATGAACGAATTTCGCAACAAACTAAAGTAAAACTTAGAAATTGCAATCCAACTTTCAACGAGACATTTATTTTCCAG GTGTCCGAGGAAGAATTGCAAAAACGAAGTTTACGGATGTCGGTTTACGATGTCGACAAAAAGAGATCGACTCGCCACTTACTCGGCCACGCTCTGGTTGGCTTAAACGACGTTGATCCAATAAAGGTTAATGAAATTCTTTGGAGAGACCTGGACGATATCGCCCAT CCTGGCGACTCTGGCACCTCGCTCGGAGAGTTGAAAATCTTATTGACTTATCTGCCGAGAATGAATCGCCTCAACGTCGTCGTGCAAGAAGCTAGAAATCTTAGAAAAATGGATCTCGACGCCACAG GTATCTACGTTAAAGTTTCTCTGACACAGGGACACAATGTAATCAAGTCCAAACGCACGTCAACTCAAGACGGTGCAGCAGATCCACAGTACAACGAATCGTTCTCGTTCAAAGTCACTTCCAAAGACATGGAGCAGACATGCTTGCTCTTGAACG TCATCACTACCGGTGGTCGCGGTACACTGCATAAGATGACGTcgactttaaaaaacacagtcACGCGGGGACGCTACGGAGCAGAGCTGAAATATGGCCGAGTTTCAGTTGGTTCCTTCATGTACTGTCGTGGCGAACAACTTCTTCACTGGCAAGAAATGATGGCACAACCTAGTAAATCTATCGCTAGGTGGCATACACTGTCCGAGGTTGTGACCAACCAGTAA
- the LOC101242129 gene encoding prolactin-releasing peptide receptor-like → MGLNYPQCDWIFTNAYLRAFAHMFNVSISEADEILNDALGPCAPLAFDNLPNSYVTILIVLYSIIMTVGILGNLCVIVVISSSRKLWKVVNFLLLSLACSDLLLALTLPWTIIHNTSYDYTMGSGLCKAIPPLQGTAVMSSINCLVAIALERHQAIVYPTRQNIFRSHLRLMIAVALIWICSFCFQIPQIVVLDDVVWKQKTPVKPATVWYEITVHTCQETWAPQQSQAYSIAIIVIVYGVPLALLVLLYGRIGYFVFSRRGIENSLSAERSERSRSRRIRLNVMLVLLVTSFALLWGPYFVFQCLTVCLTSYCSPELVGYLQLVGHVNVALDPLLYAALHERVREEFIFLVRRLFRCKLQPDRRAAFRPPSATSPAIRNFRTNNRQTISTPRPVYTLSVTTHTENPGSSISLRPLDNNKCEDTNVTSHEEVKLPGATTDPYTSSQ, encoded by the exons ATGGGTCTGAATTATCCTCAATGTGATTGGATTTTTACAAATGCTTATCTTCGAGCATTTGCCCACATGTTTAACGTCAGTATCAGTGAGGCCGATGAGATTCTAAACGACGCGCTTGGACCTTGCGCACCACTTGCATTTGACAATCTCCCGAACTCGTACGTCACTATCCTCATAGTGCTGTACAGCATTATTATGACGGTTGggatacttggtaacttgtgcGTCATAGTCGTAATATCGAGCAGTAGAAAACTATGGAAAGTCGTCAACTTCTTGTTGTTATCTCTCGCTTGCAGTGACTTGCTTTTGGCACTCACACTGCCGTGGACTATCATCCACAACACATCATACGACTACACGATGGGCTCGGGGCTTTGTAAAGCCATCCCTCCACTTCAGG GTACTGCTGTAATGAGTTCTATCAATTGTCTGGTTGCAATTGCGCTTGAGCGACATCAAGCGATTGTATATCCAACACGACAGAATATTTTTCGCTCACACTTAAGATTAATGATAGCCGTTGCTCTAATCTGGATCTGCTCATTCTGTTTTCAG ATTCCACAAATCGTAGTACTAGATGACGTCGTATGGAAACAGAAAACACCGGTAAAACCCGCAACTGTTTGGTACGAGATTACTGTCCATACTTGTCAGGAGACATGGGCGCCACAGCAAAGTCAGGCGTACTCAATCGCCATTATTGTCATCGTGTACGGAGTTCCACTTGCTTTGCTAGTGCTCCTATATGGCAGAATAGGATACTTCGTATTTAGTCGACGGGGAATTGAGAACTCATTATCCGCAGAACGTTCGGAAAGAAGTCGTTCTCGTCGCATTCGGTTAAATGTGATGTTGGTGCTTCTGGTGACCAGTTTTGCCCTGTTATGGGGGCCGTATTTTGTCTTTCAGTGTCTTACAGTTTGTCTGACCAGTTACTGTAGTCCAGAATTGGTCGGTTATCTTCAGTTGGTGGGCCACGTCAATGTAGCCCTTGATCCATTACTCTATGCTGCTCTTCACGAGCGAGTGCGAgaggaatttatttttttagtaaggCGTTTATTTCGATGCAAACTACAACCGGATCGACGAGCAGCATTCAGACCACCTAGCGCGACGTCACCTGCAATACGTAACTTTCGTACCAACAATAGACAAACTATTTCAACACCTAGACCGGTCTACACACTCTCTGTGACCACGCACACCGAAAACCCAGGTTCCTCCATTTCCCTCCGTCCCCTCGACAACAATAAGTGTGAAGATACAAATGTAACATCACACGAAGAAGTGAAACTTCCCGGCGCTACAACCGATCCTTACACATCTTCCCAATAA
- the LOC100184118 gene encoding elongation of very long chain fatty acids protein 6 codes for MMIWSLMLSVFSIFGSIRSAIVMYHIVIEEGGRALVCSNRFYLGPITRFWGPVFVFSKILEYMDTMFIILRKQKLIFLHWYHHLTVSLFSWWSFGAQFAGGGVFMTVNFVVHAMMYTYYAVRAAGIRVPRPIAVIITASQIIQMFIGCGTVYLIYNWRLAGDCKTSLEHVFYGSVMYGSYLVLFVHFFYTTYLTKPKAKLPSSAPPTATIDPEPTPATSPTRPTENLRERKTRKQSSN; via the exons ATGATGATTTGGTCTTTGATGTTGTCGGTCTTCAGTATTTTTGGGTCAATACGATCAGCTATAGTGATGTACCATATTGTAATTGAGGAGGGGGGTCGTGCATTGGTATGCAGCAATCGTTTCTACTTGGGCCCCATCACAAGGTTCTGGGGTCCAGTATTCGTGTTCAGTAAAATTCTTGAATACA tggATACAATGTTTATTATCCTGCGGAAGCAAAAGTTGATATTCCTTCACTGGTATCACCATCTTACTGTCTCTCTCTTTTCTTGGTGGTCGTTTGGTGCCCAATTTGCCG GTGGCGGAGTTTTCATGACTGTCAATTTTGTGGTCCATGCCATGATGTACACTTACTATGCTGTTCGAGCTGCTGGCATTAGAGTTCCACGCCCCATTGCTGTGATCATCACTGCTTCTCAG ATCATACAAATGTTCATTGGTTGTGGTACTGTGTATTTGATCTATAATTGGAGGTTGGCTGGAGATTGTAAGACGTCACTGGAACACGTGTTCTACGGCAGCGTGATGTACGGGTCGTATCTTGTATTATTCGTGCATTTCTTTTACACTACCTATCTAACCAAACCCAAGGCAAAACTG CCCTCGTCAGCTCCACCAACCGCAACAATTGACCCGGAACCGACCCCAGCAACATCCCCCACTCGCCCTACGGAGAACCTCAGAGAACGGAAAACAAGAAAGCAATCGTCAAATTAA
- the LOC108951003 gene encoding uncharacterized protein LOC108951003 — MKEKEIQPVMQTNVAMAGMFTMLNNSHLRLDGSGSGGASSSWDDGGGRSSPGSRSPFLARKLNHLGTTSPKDIGTCRPAAGRERLPRSIRRQQIYHLHPFIRRSVCTIILAGFALTTGLVFLLLDILVLNQPISIRGFVVTGMGLLVGVLGLLWLRHSFGQLKLLRENLEKAREAKQKHVKSQYQLTNMNFPHAMTTLVTECAVRRPPHTHVAAEKTKIKFRLTTPSGNSYADEFGVDSESENDKTCIEKSTSRIPSVQYNKGNGSKNLEIKYRTAEISSAGRKKFELQQTDRRSLDSSYFSKPSNRNSNYSENSFIEETTLREFVTCNHTNAIEIVQLPKSVKTSFY, encoded by the exons atgaaagaaaaagaaatacaaCCTGTAATG CAAACCAACGTAGCCATGGCCGGCATGTTCACTATGCTCAATAACAGCCATTTGCGTCTTGATGGTTCTGGTTCTGGAGGAGCTTCAAGTAGTTGGGATGACGGAGGAGGGCGATCTTCTCCTGGAAGTCGTTCACCGTTCCTGGCAAGAAAACTGAACCATTTAGGTACAACGTCACCGAA GGATATTGGAACGTGTCGACCTGCGGCGGGCAGAGAAAGACTACCGCGAAGTATTCGAAGGCAACA AATCTACCATCTGCATCCCTTCATTCGTCGCAGCGTGTGTACGATTATTTTAGCGGGTTTCGCCTTGACAACTGGTTTAGTATTTCTCCTGCTtgatattttggttttaaatcaaCCT ATTTCAATTCGTGGTTTCGTTGTAACGGGCATGGGCTTGCTGGTCGGAGTACTCGGATTACTTTGGCTGAGACACAGCTTTGGGCAGCTAAAGTTGCTTAGAGAAAACTTGGAAAAGGCGAGAGAG GCAAAGCAAAAGCACGTGAAATCCCAGTACCAACTAACAAACATGAATTTCCCACATGCTATGACGACATTGGTAACCGAATGTGCTGTGCGTCGACCACCCCATACTCACGTTGCCGCAGAAAAAACGAAAATCAA GTTTAGACTGACGACGCCAAGTGGTAACAGCTATGCAGATGAATTCGGTGTTGATTCGGAATCAGAAAATGACAAAACCTGCATCGAAAAGAGTACTTCCCGCATACCCTCTGTCCAATACAACAAAGGGAACGGGAGCAAGAACCTTGAAATAAAGTACAGGACTGCTGAAATTTCAAGTGCAGGCCGGAAGAAATTTGAACTTCAGCAAACGGATCGCAGAAGCCTCGACTCAAGTTATTTTTCAAAGCCGAGTAACCGCAATTCAAATTATTCAGAAAATAGTTTCATTGAAGAGACCACCCTAAGAGAGTTCGTTACGTGCAACCACACGAACGCAATTGAAATCGTGCAGCTTCCAAAGTCTGTAAAAACATCATTCTATTGA
- the LOC100181741 gene encoding heterogeneous nuclear ribonucleoprotein K: protein MSSYDEGYSIEQDSDLVNASGNGHYYNTDQSFKRPYDETEEGGDEYSPSKRARHQTHIQMRCLVPAKCAGGIIGKGGTNIKDMRDTFKAQINIPDSDSRERVLRISASIESCGEILLRTLPVINEAALNGPGRFGRDPKDDMSIKLLVHQSQAGGIIGVKGFKIKELREKTGATIKVQQDCCPNSTDRVCMVAGSAEIISSCVVLILELLETIPPKGPIQNFNPGFGFDNEFDGGFGGGGFGMGGFRGGRGGFPMGRGNFRGGRGNGGGFQGGRDGGFGGRGRGGGFGGRGGRGRGNFNNRGGGRGGRGSRGRGGNRGGGVNF, encoded by the coding sequence ATGTCTAGCTATGATGAAGGTTATAGCATTGAACAAGATTCAGACTTGGTTAATGCATCCGGAAATGGTCATTATTATAATACCGACCAAAGCTTTAAACGCCCTTATGATGAAACTGAGGAAGGTGGGGATGAATATAGCCCATCAAAACGTGCACGCCATCAAACCCACATACAAATGCGTTGTTTAGTTCCTGCAAAATGTGCTGGTGGTATAATTGGCAAAGGAGGTACAAATATCAAAGATATGAGGGACACATTTAAAGCCCAGATAAATATTCCTGACAGCGATTCAAGGGAAAGGGTCTTAAGGATCAGCGCCAGCATTGAAAGTTGTGGGGAAATTTTGCTCCGCACTTTACCTGTTATCAATGAAGCAGCATTAAATGGGCCCGGTCGATTTGGTCGAGATCCCAAAGATGACATGAGTATAAAGTTACTGGTGCACCAAAGCCAAGCTGGTGGTATTATTGGGGTAAAAGGGTTCAAAATCAAAGAATTGCGGGAGAAGACTGGTGCCACTATCAAAGTTCAACAGGATTGTTGTCCCAATTCCACTGACCGCGTTTGCATGGTAGCTGGCAGTGCTGAAATCATTTCATCCTGTGTTGTCCTAATCCTTGAACTGCTTGAAACCATCCCTCCAAAAGGGCcgatacaaaattttaatccAGGATTTGGATTTGATAATGAGTTTGATGGGGGGTTTGGAGGTGGTGGGTTTGGAATGGGTGGGTTTAGAGGAGGGCGTGGTGGATTCCCAATGGGTCGGGGCAACTTTAGAGGGGGTAGAGGAAATGGTGGTGGGTTTCAGGGTGGGCGAGATGGTGGCTTTGGGGGTAGAGGGCGTGGTGGTGGGTTTGGTGGCAGAGGTGGAAGGGGGCGAGGGAATTTTAATAATCGTGGTGGGGGAAGGGGTGGCAGAGGTTCCCGGGGTCGAGGTGGAAATAGAGGGGGaggtgttaatttttaa